The Mangrovibacterium diazotrophicum DNA window CCAAAAATCCAGGCGAAAACGCGCGGAGCATCCGCTGAAGATCCGTTGTAATGGAACACAACGTAAAGTCCGGCGGGTAGAATGATCTTCTCCATTCCTTCGGGAATGAGCGAACTTTCAGACACGCAAACAGCTGCCCATTTCTTAAATTCCTGTTCCGGGTGGAAGCTTTCGAAAAACGTCGGAGGATAGATCTGAACAGAATACCGCTCAGCTCCAATTGTAGCAGCTATTTCATTTCGACGGGACATAAATCGCTGCCACAACTCACCCGTTCGGTTGTTTGCAAACGACATCGTCAAGCCCAGACCGACCAATGTTGTTTCGGGTAGCATTTCAATTCGGTGCTCCATCATACCGGGTTCTTTTGATCAGGATATGCCCTCAGCAAATGGTCCGCCGCCTGCAGTACTTTCAATTTCAGCGGTGCCGGGAACTGCGGGTTTGCACGCAAGAAATCACGGACTGCCTCTGCCGCTTCTGCACTGCGATGCCCGCCTAATAGCTGGTTGACCCAGTTGTAGGGGAAGAAGATGTCGCCCGTCTGCTGGATTTCCGGCAGAAGCTCCAAGGCCGGACGAATGTACTTTTCGCGTCCTTCCGCAAATTCAACACTATTCAGAAGTCCGAGCGATGTCTGAACCCAAGGTTCGTGCTCCCGGTTTTCCGCTTTTGCAAACGAATTGAAAACACTATCGCGAACAGCCTCATCAGCGGAAACCGCCGGACGGATAAATTGGAAACGTGCTTTCAGATCCGGGTTATCCAAACGTGCTTCCTGCTCGTCCAAAATTGCATCAGCCTGCTGCGGAATATGTGCCGCTAAAACCAGAGAAAGGTTGGTAAGCTGTGTCGCCGTTAGCGCATTCGCTTGCAGGTACTGTTTTTTCCATCCGTCGTATAAAGTGGCCATTCCCTTTTCGGAACGGAAAACCGATATCGCCGCATTGCAAAGCGCATTTGCGTGATCCGCGTGAATTTTCAATTGCGTTGAAATCAGGCCTTCTATTTTGGATTGCAGTGCTTCTTGTTGTGCCTCATTTAAGTTGTATTGATAACAAGCCGACAAATACGAGAGCATGCGCTCGTAGAGCACCGCGTCGCTTTCGTTCGGCAAATTATTGATGATTGCTTCGGCAAAAGCTACTGGTTCCATGTTTCCTTCCAACATGTTTTCGCGCAAATCGATCCACCCTCCAGCCCGCACCAAAACGTCCGGGACTTCGGACAAATGTTGACTGAAAAAGTCCTGTGTTTGAGGATCGATCCGGATGAAACCGTACGCTTTCCCGTTTCCGTTTAAGTACAACCACTCTGGCTTGCCCCCGGTGAAGAGATTCGTAAAACGAATGTCGGCACTATCCAATTCTATTTTTGCCTGGTGCAAGCTATCATTAACTGACCAAACGATTTCAAGCTCTTGCTGCCAGATTCGGTTTTTTCCGGCCGGGTCCTGCAGCTGAACGAGCAAATCGTCTCCTTCAACAGTAGCCGTCAAGGTAGGGCGGCCAGCTTCTTCAACCCACACCTTCGACCATTGGCTTAAACTTCCATCAGTATCCAATATCGAAATGAGTTCGTTCCAACCCGCATTACCGTAACTGTAATCCTTCAAATAGGTCTGCAATCCTTTTTGCAGCGCGTCTTTCCCGATTCGATCCTCCAGCATACGCATCACCACCGGCGCCTTGTGATAAATAATCGAGCCATACAAGGTACCGGCGTCCTTTAGGTTTGAGAGCGGCTGCGTTATCGGGTTGGTGCCGCCTGTGCGATCAACCGAATAGGCATCGGCATAGTGCGCCATCAGAAA harbors:
- a CDS encoding M1 family metallopeptidase — its product is MYRYLSILLLLAMACQQQPMPVQMGISEDLANWRHEHIDELFYQLSFQIPASREEKIRGNVEATFQLDDVGQDLQFDFKGDGAIVHSVVANGEKIPVRWELQHVIVDSSYLKKGENKIVIQFTSPNQSLNRNDDYLYTLFVPDRASTAFPCFDQPNLKGKFSLELTVPNDWKAVGNGPEEKAEPEGEFTKHVFAQTQPLPTYLFAFVAGKFEAVSREHNGRAYTLYHRENSPAKLENNLDDIFNLLFLSVDSIESYTGIPYPFAKYDLVAIPSFQYGGMEHPGVTLYSDLRMFLEGKPTPRELLNRANLIAHETSHMWFGDLVTMPWFDEVWLKEVYANFIADKVTSPLFPDFNQDLLFLMAHYADAYSVDRTGGTNPITQPLSNLKDAGTLYGSIIYHKAPVVMRMLEDRIGKDALQKGLQTYLKDYSYGNAGWNELISILDTDGSLSQWSKVWVEEAGRPTLTATVEGDDLLVQLQDPAGKNRIWQQELEIVWSVNDSLHQAKIELDSADIRFTNLFTGGKPEWLYLNGNGKAYGFIRIDPQTQDFFSQHLSEVPDVLVRAGGWIDLRENMLEGNMEPVAFAEAIINNLPNESDAVLYERMLSYLSACYQYNLNEAQQEALQSKIEGLISTQLKIHADHANALCNAAISVFRSEKGMATLYDGWKKQYLQANALTATQLTNLSLVLAAHIPQQADAILDEQEARLDNPDLKARFQFIRPAVSADEAVRDSVFNSFAKAENREHEPWVQTSLGLLNSVEFAEGREKYIRPALELLPEIQQTGDIFFPYNWVNQLLGGHRSAEAAEAVRDFLRANPQFPAPLKLKVLQAADHLLRAYPDQKNPV
- a CDS encoding GyrI-like domain-containing protein, whose product is MMEHRIEMLPETTLVGLGLTMSFANNRTGELWQRFMSRRNEIAATIGAERYSVQIYPPTFFESFHPEQEFKKWAAVCVSESSLIPEGMEKIILPAGLYVVFHYNGSSADAPRVFAWIFGEWLPASAYELDDRPHFEILGEKYRNNHPDSEEEIWIPIKRKGTNP